The nucleotide sequence TTTCAGCAGCGTGCTCTTTCCAGCGCCGTTGCGGCCGATGATGCCGAGAACCTCGCCGCGTTCGACGTCAAACGAGACCCCATCAACCGCCCGCAACACGGTGTCCGTGGTCGGCGTCGAGGACCGATGCGAGCGGAGCGGAAACAGCTCGCGCAGCATCGTTTCCAGGGCGACGCCGCGGCTGCCGATTCCGGACCGCCCGCCTTGGCGAGCGAGCTTGAATTCCTTCGAGAGGTCTCGAACCGAGATCACCGGAGCGACGGTCACGCTGTCGTCTCCGGCTCAACGATTTCGGCGTCCCAAACCAGCGAGGCAACGAGCGGAGCATCGCTGTTCGCGGCCGCGTTGTTGACCTGCAAACGAACCGCGCTCGGCATCTTGAGGACGAAAACCTCATCTTCGACGTGCGAGACCACCGCCGGTTCGATCCAATAATCGCCACCGGCGAGGTGTCGGCAAGGAAGACTGACCTCGCAGCGGTATCGGCCTTCGGTCGCATCTTCGAAACGGGGCGACAACAGGCGCATGAGGGTCGCACCGCCTTTGACAATGTCGATGAGGGGCCGAAACCGCTGGGGAGCTTCGATCACGCATGTCATCTGAAATTCGAGGTCCGGCGCTCCCGCTTCGCCGCGGTCGACGACGCCGACGTCCTCGACCGTGACAACACCGTTGCCAAGTGACATCTGGCGAACGTTCCACTGCAGCGGCGGGCCATCTGCTGCGGTCACGCCGAACTGGTCGGGCGGCAGATCGGCGACGATGCGCCCGCCGTCCATCACCAGCACGCGCGTGGCGAGCGCGCCGATCAGCGCGCTGTCTTCGGATGCGATCACCATCGTGCTGCCAAGGTCGCGCAATTCGCGCAGCCGTTTGATGCACTTCCGCTGAAAGGCAATATCGCCGACGCCCAGCAGATCGTCGATCAGCACGATGTCCGGGGATCCATGCAGCGCCAACGCGAAATTTAGCCGCAGTTGCATGCCGGACGATAGCTTATCGGCCGCGGCATGTTCGAACCCGGATAACTCGGCGAAGTCGATGATCCATTGCGCGCAGTTCTCCCCCCTGGTTTGCCGCCGCGCGGCGTCCAACGCGAACTGCTGCCGGATAACCTCGTTCACCGATCCTCGATCGAGATTTTCGCGTCGCCCCAGAAGCGCGGCAATCCGGCCGAAAATCACCACGCGCCCGCTGGTCGGTAACGTGGCGCCGGCCAGGATGCGCAGCAGGGTGCTTTTTCCGGAGCGCGATGGCCCGGTGAGAAAGACGACGCTGCCGCGCCGGATTTCAAGATCGATGGCCTCCAGCGCCGTGACCGGTTGACCTGTCACGCCCTTCACCCGACCGTTGCGCGCAGAAGAGACGTTGAATCCGGCAATTTTCGCCAGAACCGACACCACATCACGCAAGGTCAAGGAACGGCTTCGCGTGATATCGAAGACCTTTCTCATATCACGGACGCAGATCGCGGTTTCGGAACTCATGTCACCTCATTCAGCGGCGGCCGATGCCATCGCCTCTTGCGACAAAGCCGGGTCGTGGCCTCCGCAGTGCCCTCTTGCCGTGTTGTGCATACGGGGCCAAGGGTTCCCAGATGTCGCGCAAGCGGCTGATATATCGCAGGATTTAATTGAAGCCGCAGAATTGGATCACGTGGCGTTTCCGCTTCACTCAGCACGCCCGACAATACGGGCCCACGGTTTTCATTACCAGACGTCGACCGAAAGAAGATCGCCGCCGCCTTTGCCGGCAGCGCAATCTCCGGCAGCGGCATCATGCACGCGGCTCGGTACGGCAGAGTCTTGGTCTCGCCGAACACGCGCAGAATGGGCGTGGCGCCGGTCACGCCGGAGGCCGGCTGCCCGGACCGTTGCTCACGCCTGCGCCGCCGCCCGGCGAATGAACTGGCTCACCCGTCCCCGGGAAAGGCGAACGTCGCCCAGGCCGGCTTGACCGGCTTTAGGGCGATGCCGCCGGCGGTGAGCGTCAGCCCTTCGGCCAGGGCATCGGCAACCTTGTCGAGCCGCAGCAGCGCCAGCCCCCGCCCCTCCACCGAGGAGCCCATGGTGCCGACCACCTTGTCGCCGGCCAGCACCGGCAGGCCGCCCTCGGCGAGCACGTCGCCGTCCGCCGCCACCACCGGCACCACACGGGTGCGGGCGGTGCCGCGGTATTGCATCCGCGCCACCACTTCCTGGCCGATGAAGCAGCCCTTCTTGAAG is from Blastochloris viridis and encodes:
- a CDS encoding ABC transporter ATP-binding protein, with the protein product MSSETAICVRDMRKVFDITRSRSLTLRDVVSVLAKIAGFNVSSARNGRVKGVTGQPVTALEAIDLEIRRGSVVFLTGPSRSGKSTLLRILAGATLPTSGRVVIFGRIAALLGRRENLDRGSVNEVIRQQFALDAARRQTRGENCAQWIIDFAELSGFEHAAADKLSSGMQLRLNFALALHGSPDIVLIDDLLGVGDIAFQRKCIKRLRELRDLGSTMVIASEDSALIGALATRVLVMDGGRIVADLPPDQFGVTAADGPPLQWNVRQMSLGNGVVTVEDVGVVDRGEAGAPDLEFQMTCVIEAPQRFRPLIDIVKGGATLMRLLSPRFEDATEGRYRCEVSLPCRHLAGGDYWIEPAVVSHVEDEVFVLKMPSAVRLQVNNAAANSDAPLVASLVWDAEIVEPETTA